A stretch of the Lolium perenne isolate Kyuss_39 chromosome 3, Kyuss_2.0, whole genome shotgun sequence genome encodes the following:
- the LOC127339723 gene encoding uncharacterized protein: MRLPKGTKVEVWIADAAPNMGAWRAGEVIDGNGHKYDIKWFDAGPDPGRIMRKFVRPRPNPDLQLPKDVAPGDIVELFDSNLWKLVEVVRVDDHQFDVKFFGYTNILTVDVSLLRPRLTYGEEGWSLIHKNSKIPIESPIPSRPIAGKKIKSKATGNGIGNVGSNFAAQAVMLGKKRSNCTVDSNIVRDVKRFQGDTDRLFAKRDEPVARYNDNIEVMDVHPGHYLKKREGTGNNVDFCLAPITDRHNHKDDGASKSDTSSSTSDTSTSDSSGSSGSKGRGGDCATSATVQHSQKHQEADIQLLRRRNEVEQDSDSRTLQHHRSNEVQGSIQQEGQHDGSLHVLELDAYVSVMKAFHATGSLTWVKGELLSDLRLHLNISSDEHLQVIWLLNGKKKPAGGSRNDNSACH, translated from the exons ATGAGGCTCCCGAAAGGGACGAAGGTGGAGGTGTGGATCGCGGACGCCGCGCCCAACATGGGCGCGTGGCGCGCCGGCGAGGTGATTGACGGCAACGGCCACAAGTATGACATTAAGTGGTTCGACGCCGGCCCCGACCCAGGGCGCATCATGAGGAAGTTCGTCCGGCCGAGGCCCAACCCCGACCTCCAGCTGCCCAAGGACGTCGCCCCGGGCGACATCGTGGAGCTGTTCGACAGCAACCTGTGGAAGTTGGTCGAGGTCGTGCGCGTTGACGACCACCAGTTCGACGTCAAGTTCTTCGGCTACACCAATATCCTTACGGTGGACGTGAGCCTTCTCCGGCCCCGACTGACTTATGGGGAGGAAGGCTGGTCCTTGATCCACAAG AATAGCAAGATCCCCATCGAGAGCCCCATACCATCCCGCCCTATCGCCGGTAAAAAGATCAAGAGCAAAGCCACTGGCAATGGGATTGGCAACGTCGGCAGCAACTTCGCCGCCCAAGCGGTCATGCTGGGCAAGAAGAGGAGCAACTGCACGGTGGACTCCAACATCGTCAGGGATGTCAAGAGATTTCAGGGCGACACCGACAGGCTCTTTGCCAAGCGAGACGAACCGGTAGCAAGATACAATGACAACATTGAAGTTATGGATGTACACCCAGGCCATTACCTCAAGAAGCGGGAGGGCACGGGCAACAATGTAGATTTCTGCTTGGCTCCAATAACAGACCGCCACAACCACAAGGACGATGGTGCTAGTAAGTCTGACACATCGTCATCTACCAGCGACACATCTACCAGCGACAGCAGTGGTAGCAGCGGAAGCAAAGGCAGGGGCGGTGACTGCGCAACTTCCGCCACCGTACAGCATAGCCAAAAACATCAAGAGGCTGACATTCAGCTGCTGCGGAGGCGCAATGAAGTGGAGCAAGATTCTGACAGCAGGACGTTGCAGCACCACCGATCGAACGAGGTACAGGGTTCGATTCAACAAGAAGGGCAACACGACGGTAGTCTCCATGTTCTGGAGCTGGACGCGTACGTGAGTGTCATGAAGGCCTTCCACGCCACAGGATCGCTGACTTGGGTCAAGGGGGAGCTGTTGTCCGACCTCCGCCTGCACCTCAACATCTCTAGCGACGAACACCTGCAGGTCATATGGCTCTTGAACGGGAAGAAGAAACCTGCAGGCGGATCACGCAATGACAATTCAGCTTGTCACTAG